One window of Silene latifolia isolate original U9 population unplaced genomic scaffold, ASM4854445v1 scaffold_88, whole genome shotgun sequence genomic DNA carries:
- the LOC141640529 gene encoding uncharacterized protein LOC141640529 — MEFMVGCWAIWERRNKAVFEDGEWRADWVVKRARDMLEEIWGVGANTASRRPRVGGGKGGSSKLRVGEQWVRPPDGVHKVNVDAGFVKGEGVGWGAMCRSWSGTIEWAVKEQDKGDVEPKVAEALTIFHGLSAARRMGVKDLIVESDCLNVVEDLKKRRLGRGDIFLIYNDIFSLCSFFYSCSFVFASRNLNSVAHALVHFCPWSVGRRMWLHDVPCYITALAEADLVMH, encoded by the coding sequence ATGGAGTTTATGGTAGGGTGTTGGGCTATTTGGGAGAGGCGAAATAAAGCGGTCTTTGAGGATGGGGAGTGGAGAGCGGATTGGGTTGTGAAGAGGGCACGAGACATGTTGGAGGAGATTTGGGGAGTGGGTGCTAATACGGCAAGTCGGAGGCCTCGTGTCGGGGGTGGGAAAGGTGGAAGCAGCAAGTTAAGGGTAGGAGAGCAGTGGGTGAGACCGCCGGATGGTGTTCACAAGGTTAATGTAGATGCGGGTTTTGTGAAAGGGGAAGGAGTGGGGTGGGGAGCAATGTGTAGGAGCTGGTCGGGGACGATAGAATGGGCGGTCAAGGAGCAGGACAAAGGCGATGTTGAACCAAAGGTGGCGGAGGCGCTAACTATCTTTCATGGTTTAAGTGCAGCTCGGAGGATGGGGGTGAAGGATCTCATTGTCGAGAGCGATTGTTTGAATGTGGTCGAAGATTTGAAGAAGCGAAGACTTGGTCGAGGCGATATTTTTCTTATCTACAATGACATTTTTTCTTTGTGTTCCTTTTTTTATTCTTGTTCTTTTGTTTTTGCTAGTAGAAACCTTAATAGTGTAGCTCATGCTCTTGTGCATTTCTGCCCTTGGTCGGTGGGTAGGCGTATGTGGTTACATGATGTACCTTGTTACATTACGGCCTTGGCCGAAGCCGATTTAGTAATGCATTGA
- the LOC141640541 gene encoding low-specificity L-threonine aldolase 1-like, with product MGEAATDGKIMRRVIDMRSDTVTKPTDAMRAAMANAEVDDDVLGNDPTALRLEIEMARIMGKEAALFVPSGTMGNLISILVHCDVRGSEIILGDNSHIHIYENGGIATIGGVHPRTLRNNKDGTIDLDSIEGAIRDPKGDLYYPVTRVICLENSHANTGGRCLSVEYTDRVGELAKKHDVKLHIDGARIFNAATALNVPVDRLVQAADSVSVCLSKGLGAPVGTVIVGSKSFIAKAKIMRKTLGGGMRQIGVLCAAALVAVQDNVKNLETDHKNAKLLAEGLNKIEGLTVDITSVETNIIYVNVCKDSRTTATKLGKTLEEHGILVMPENSFRFRVVIHHQITTSDVLYTLSCLQQAITGALSEHVA from the exons ATGGGAGAAGCTGCAACTG aTGGCAAAATAATGAGAAGGGTGATCGACATGCGATCAGACACCGTAACGAAACCAACCGATGCAATGCGTGCTGCAATGGCAAATGCTGAGGTTGATGACGATGTATTGGGTAATGACCCGACTGCCCTTCGCCTTGAAATAGAAATGGCTAGGATAATGGGTAAAGAGGCCGCGTTGTTTGTCCCGTCAGGAACTATGGGTAATCTAATTAGTATACTTGTGCATTGTGATGTAAGGGGTAGTGAAATCATTCTTGGTGATAATTCTCACATCCATATTTATGAGAATGGTGGTATTGCTACCATTGGCGGTGTCCATCCAAGAACACTGAGGAATAACAAAGACGGGACTATAGATTTGGATTCGATTGAAGGTGCCATTAGAGATCCAAAAGGGGACCTTTATTATCCTGTTACAAGAGTTATCTGTCTCGAGAACTCACATGCCAA TACTGGCGGCCGATGTCTGTCCGTTGAATACACAGACAGAGTTGGAGAGTTGGCAAAGAAGCATGATGTGAAGCTTCATATCGATGGTGCTCGTATATTCAATGCTGCAACT GCACTTAATGTTCCTGTAGATAGATTGGTGCAAGCAGCTGATTCAGTTTCG GTATGCCTGTCAAAAGGTTTGGGAGCGCCTGTGGGAACGGTCATTGTTGGATCGAAGAGTTTCATAGCCAAG GCAAAAATTATGCGGAAAACTTTAGGTGGTGGAATGAGGCAGATTGGTGTTTTATGTGCTGCTGCTCTTGTTGCCGTGCAAGACAATGTCAAAAATCTTGAAACTGACCATAAAAATGCTAAGCTACTTGCAG AGGGCTTGAACAAAATTGAAGGGCTTACAGTGGATATTACATCAGTTGAGACCAATATC ATCTATGTCAATGTGTGCAAGGATTCCAGAACCACAGCAACAAAGCTTGGGAAAACTTTGGAGGAGCATGGTATATTGGTCATGCCAGAAAACTCCTTCAG ATTCAGGGTCGTAATCCATCATCAAATTACTACCAGTGACGTGCTTTATACTTTGTCGTGCCTTCAG CAAGCTATAACCGGGGCTTTGAGCGAGCATGTTGCATAG